A genomic region of Sciurus carolinensis chromosome 7, mSciCar1.2, whole genome shotgun sequence contains the following coding sequences:
- the Def6 gene encoding differentially expressed in FDCP 6 homolog isoform X2, producing the protein MPYLNKYILDKVEEGAFVKEHFDELCWTLTAKKNYRADSNGNSMLSNQDAFRLWCLFNFLSEDKYPLIMVPDEVEYLLKKVLSSMSLEVGLGELEELLAQEAQAAQTTGGLSVWQFLELFNSGRCLRGVGRDTLSMAIHEVYQELIQDVLKQGYLWKRGHLRRNWAERWFQLQPSCLCYFGSEECKEKRGSIPLDAHCCVEVLPDREGKRCMFCVKTASRTYEMSASDTRQRQEWTAAIQTAIRLQAEGKTSLHKDLKQKRREQREQRERRRAAKEEELLRLQQLQEEKERKLQELELLQEAQRQAERLLQEEEERRRSQHRELQQALEDQLREAEQARASMQAEMELKKEEAARQRQRIKELEEMQQRLQEALQLEVKARRDEEAVRLAQTRLLEEEEEKLKQLMQLKEEQERYIERAQQEKQELQQEMALQSRSLQRAQQQLEEVRQNRQRADEDVEAAQRKLRQASTNVKHWNVQMNRLMHPIEPGDKRPVTSSSFTGFQPPLLARRDSSLKRLTRWGSQRNRTPSPTSSEQKSLNGGDETAVPASTCQEDHLDPPPEN; encoded by the exons ATGCCCTACCTCAACAAGTACATCCTGGACAAG GTGGAAGAGGGGGCTTTCGTTAAAGAGCACTTTGATGAGCTGTGCTGGACCCTGACGGCCAAGAAGAACTATCGAGCAGATAGCAACGGGAACAGCATGCTCTCCAATCAGGATGCCTTCCGCCTCTGGTGCCTCTTCAACTTCCTGTCTGAGGACAAGTACCCTCTGATCATGGTTCCTGATGAG GTAGAATACCTGCTGAAGAAGGTGCTCAGCAGCATGAGCTTGGAGGTGGGCTTGGGTGAGCTGGAGGAGTTGCTggcccaggaggcccaggcagccCAGACCACCGGGGGGCTCAGTGTCTGGCAGTTCCTGGAGCTCTTCAACTCTGGCCGCTGCCTGCGGGGCGTGGGACGGGACACCCTCAGCATGGCCATCCATGAGGTCTACCAGGAGCTCATCCAAGATGTCCTGAAGCAG GGCTACCTCTGGAAGCGGGGACACCTGAGAAGAAACTGGGCAGAACGCTGGTTCCAGCTGCAGCCCAGCTGCCTCTGCTACTTCGGGAGTGAAGAGTGCAAAGAGAAAAGAGGCAGCATCCCACTGGACGCCCACTGCTGTGTGGAG GTGCTGCCAGACCGTGAAGGAAAGCGCTGCATGTTTTGTGTGAAGACCGCCAGCCGCACATATGAGATGAGCGCCTCAGACACACGCCAGCGCCAGGAATGGACAGCCG CCATCCAGACTGCGATCCGGCTGCAGGCGGAGGGGAAGACATCCCTGCACAAGGACCTGAAGCAGAAGCGGCGCGAACAGCGGGAGCAGCGGGAGCGACGCCGggcagccaaggaggaggagcTGCTCCGGCTGCAGCAGttgcaggaggagaaggagcgcAAGCTGCAGGAGCTGGAACTGCTGCAGGAGGCGCAGCGACAGGCGGAGCGGCTgctgcaggaggaagaggagcggCGTCGCAGCCAGCACCGGGAGCTGCAGCAGGCGCTGGAGGACCAATTGCGGGAAGCGGAGCAG GCTCGAGCCTCCATGCAGGCTGAGATGGAGCTGAAGAAGGAGGAAGCTGCTCGGCAGCGGCAGCGCATCAAGGAGCTGGAGGAGATGCAGCAGCGGTTGCAGGAGGCTCTGCAACTGGAGGTGAAAGCGCGGCGGGATGAGGAGGCAGTGCGCCTCGCGCAGACCAG actgctggaggaggaggaggagaagctgaAGCAGTTGATGCAGCTGAAGGAAGAGCAGGAGCGCTACATAGAACGCGCGCAGCAGGAGAAGCAAGAGCTGCAGCAGGAGATGGCGCTGCAGAGCCGCTCCCTGCAGCGGGCCcagcagcagctggaggaggtgcGGCAGAACCGGCAGAGGGCCGACGAGGACGTGGAG GCTGCTCAGCGGAAGTTGCGCCAGGCCAGCACCAACGTGAAACACTGGAATGTCCAGATGAACAGGCTCATGCATCCAATTGAGCCTGGAG ATAAGCGTCCGGTCACTAGCAGCTCCTTCACAGGCTTCCAGCCCCCTCTACTTGCTCGCCGGGACTCCTCTCTAAAGCGCCTGACCCGCTGGGGATCCCAAAGAAACAGGACCCCCTCACCCACCAGCAGTGAACAGAAGTCCCTCAATGGTGGGGATGAGACTGCAGTCCCGGCTTCCACCTGTCAAGAAGACCATCTGGATCCCCCACCAGAAAATTAG
- the Def6 gene encoding differentially expressed in FDCP 6 homolog isoform X1, which yields MALRKELLKSIWYAFTALDVEKSGKVSKSQLKVLSHNLYTVLHIPHDPVALEEHFRDDDDGPVSSQGYMPYLNKYILDKVEEGAFVKEHFDELCWTLTAKKNYRADSNGNSMLSNQDAFRLWCLFNFLSEDKYPLIMVPDEVEYLLKKVLSSMSLEVGLGELEELLAQEAQAAQTTGGLSVWQFLELFNSGRCLRGVGRDTLSMAIHEVYQELIQDVLKQGYLWKRGHLRRNWAERWFQLQPSCLCYFGSEECKEKRGSIPLDAHCCVEVLPDREGKRCMFCVKTASRTYEMSASDTRQRQEWTAAIQTAIRLQAEGKTSLHKDLKQKRREQREQRERRRAAKEEELLRLQQLQEEKERKLQELELLQEAQRQAERLLQEEEERRRSQHRELQQALEDQLREAEQARASMQAEMELKKEEAARQRQRIKELEEMQQRLQEALQLEVKARRDEEAVRLAQTRLLEEEEEKLKQLMQLKEEQERYIERAQQEKQELQQEMALQSRSLQRAQQQLEEVRQNRQRADEDVEAAQRKLRQASTNVKHWNVQMNRLMHPIEPGDKRPVTSSSFTGFQPPLLARRDSSLKRLTRWGSQRNRTPSPTSSEQKSLNGGDETAVPASTCQEDHLDPPPEN from the exons GTGCTGTCCCACAACCTGTACACGGTCCTGCATATCCCCCATGACCCCGTGGCCCTGGAGGAGCACTTCCGAGATGATGATGATGGCCCTGTGTCCAGCCAGGGCTATATGCCCTACCTCAACAAGTACATCCTGGACAAG GTGGAAGAGGGGGCTTTCGTTAAAGAGCACTTTGATGAGCTGTGCTGGACCCTGACGGCCAAGAAGAACTATCGAGCAGATAGCAACGGGAACAGCATGCTCTCCAATCAGGATGCCTTCCGCCTCTGGTGCCTCTTCAACTTCCTGTCTGAGGACAAGTACCCTCTGATCATGGTTCCTGATGAG GTAGAATACCTGCTGAAGAAGGTGCTCAGCAGCATGAGCTTGGAGGTGGGCTTGGGTGAGCTGGAGGAGTTGCTggcccaggaggcccaggcagccCAGACCACCGGGGGGCTCAGTGTCTGGCAGTTCCTGGAGCTCTTCAACTCTGGCCGCTGCCTGCGGGGCGTGGGACGGGACACCCTCAGCATGGCCATCCATGAGGTCTACCAGGAGCTCATCCAAGATGTCCTGAAGCAG GGCTACCTCTGGAAGCGGGGACACCTGAGAAGAAACTGGGCAGAACGCTGGTTCCAGCTGCAGCCCAGCTGCCTCTGCTACTTCGGGAGTGAAGAGTGCAAAGAGAAAAGAGGCAGCATCCCACTGGACGCCCACTGCTGTGTGGAG GTGCTGCCAGACCGTGAAGGAAAGCGCTGCATGTTTTGTGTGAAGACCGCCAGCCGCACATATGAGATGAGCGCCTCAGACACACGCCAGCGCCAGGAATGGACAGCCG CCATCCAGACTGCGATCCGGCTGCAGGCGGAGGGGAAGACATCCCTGCACAAGGACCTGAAGCAGAAGCGGCGCGAACAGCGGGAGCAGCGGGAGCGACGCCGggcagccaaggaggaggagcTGCTCCGGCTGCAGCAGttgcaggaggagaaggagcgcAAGCTGCAGGAGCTGGAACTGCTGCAGGAGGCGCAGCGACAGGCGGAGCGGCTgctgcaggaggaagaggagcggCGTCGCAGCCAGCACCGGGAGCTGCAGCAGGCGCTGGAGGACCAATTGCGGGAAGCGGAGCAG GCTCGAGCCTCCATGCAGGCTGAGATGGAGCTGAAGAAGGAGGAAGCTGCTCGGCAGCGGCAGCGCATCAAGGAGCTGGAGGAGATGCAGCAGCGGTTGCAGGAGGCTCTGCAACTGGAGGTGAAAGCGCGGCGGGATGAGGAGGCAGTGCGCCTCGCGCAGACCAG actgctggaggaggaggaggagaagctgaAGCAGTTGATGCAGCTGAAGGAAGAGCAGGAGCGCTACATAGAACGCGCGCAGCAGGAGAAGCAAGAGCTGCAGCAGGAGATGGCGCTGCAGAGCCGCTCCCTGCAGCGGGCCcagcagcagctggaggaggtgcGGCAGAACCGGCAGAGGGCCGACGAGGACGTGGAG GCTGCTCAGCGGAAGTTGCGCCAGGCCAGCACCAACGTGAAACACTGGAATGTCCAGATGAACAGGCTCATGCATCCAATTGAGCCTGGAG ATAAGCGTCCGGTCACTAGCAGCTCCTTCACAGGCTTCCAGCCCCCTCTACTTGCTCGCCGGGACTCCTCTCTAAAGCGCCTGACCCGCTGGGGATCCCAAAGAAACAGGACCCCCTCACCCACCAGCAGTGAACAGAAGTCCCTCAATGGTGGGGATGAGACTGCAGTCCCGGCTTCCACCTGTCAAGAAGACCATCTGGATCCCCCACCAGAAAATTAG